In one Campylobacter insulaenigrae NCTC 12927 genomic region, the following are encoded:
- the dnaA gene encoding chromosomal replication initiator protein DnaA codes for MDIKDFLQEFKAEITDNEYQNYLSHLQFSEKSSKNNLLVFIAPNHFLAKFIQTKYSQKLAYFYEVKTGINPQVIITTGEIKTSVKNNTKIDISQIKVQSTILNPSFTFDSFVVGDSNQYAYATCKAITQKNKLGKLYNPIFIYGPTGLGKTHLLQAVGNVCLDNGYKVIYATSDNFINDFTSHLNNKTMNKFHEKYKNCDVLLIDDVQFLGKTDKIQEEFFFTFNEIKEKFGQIIMTSDNPPNVLKGITERLKSRFANGIIADITPPQLDTKIAIIKKKCEFNAIDLESEVISYIATSMGDNIREIEGMITNLNAQARLFNQKITLEIVKSFMKDHIKENKENINIEDILSEVAKSYNLKPNDIKSNKKTQNIVIARRVVIFLSRELTTMSMPQLARFFNMKDHTAISHNIKKIQELIKENENLKIIIDELRNKILTKIKNFM; via the coding sequence ATGGATATAAAAGATTTTTTACAAGAATTTAAAGCTGAAATTACGGACAATGAATACCAAAATTATCTTTCGCATCTACAATTTAGTGAAAAATCAAGTAAAAATAATCTTTTAGTCTTTATAGCACCAAATCATTTTTTAGCTAAATTTATACAAACAAAATATTCTCAAAAACTAGCATATTTTTACGAAGTAAAAACAGGAATTAATCCTCAAGTTATCATTACAACTGGTGAAATTAAAACCTCTGTTAAAAACAATACTAAAATAGATATTTCACAAATTAAAGTACAAAGCACAATTTTAAATCCATCATTTACTTTTGATAGCTTTGTTGTGGGAGATTCTAATCAATACGCTTATGCTACTTGTAAAGCTATTACACAGAAAAATAAATTGGGCAAACTTTATAATCCTATTTTTATTTATGGTCCAACTGGACTTGGAAAAACTCATTTACTTCAAGCAGTAGGAAATGTTTGTTTAGATAATGGATATAAAGTTATTTATGCAACTAGTGACAATTTTATCAATGATTTTACCTCTCATTTAAATAACAAAACAATGAATAAATTCCATGAAAAATATAAAAATTGTGATGTATTGCTTATAGATGATGTTCAATTTCTTGGTAAAACTGACAAAATTCAAGAAGAATTTTTTTTCACATTTAATGAAATTAAAGAAAAATTTGGTCAAATCATTATGACAAGTGATAATCCACCCAATGTATTAAAAGGTATCACTGAACGTTTAAAAAGTCGTTTTGCAAATGGAATTATCGCAGATATTACTCCACCACAACTTGATACAAAGATAGCTATCATCAAAAAAAAATGTGAATTTAATGCTATAGATCTTGAATCAGAAGTTATTAGTTATATTGCTACTTCCATGGGTGATAACATCAGAGAAATTGAAGGTATGATTACAAATTTAAATGCACAGGCTAGACTTTTTAACCAAAAAATTACATTAGAAATAGTAAAAAGTTTTATGAAAGATCATATAAAAGAAAATAAAGAAAATATAAATATAGAAGATATACTAAGTGAAGTTGCAAAAAGTTATAATTTAAAACCAAATGATATAAAATCAAATAAAAAAACACAAAATATCGTTATTGCAAGAAGAGTTGTAATATTTTTATCAAGAGAACTAACTACTATGTCTATGCCTCAACTCGCAAGATTTTTTAATATGAAAGATCACACAGCCATATCACATAACATTAAAAAAATTCAAGAACTCATTAAAGAAAATGAAAATTTAAAAATAATAATAGATGAATTAAGAAATAAAATTTTAACAAAAATAAAAAATTTCATGTGA
- the dnaN gene encoding DNA polymerase III subunit beta produces the protein MKISINKNTLESAIVLTNSYVDKKDSSNIASHLLFEVVEDKLIIKASDYEIGINYKIKKIKVENAGFATANAKSILDIIKNLNNEDVILETIENFLFIRQKGTKYKLPMFNYEDFPNFPSTEGKDKFDIDSNDLSRSLKKILPAVDTNNPKYSLNGALLDIKTSHINFVGTDTKRLAIFTLNKTNEKEFNLCIPKKAILEMQKIFFEKIEIYYDENILIAKNENFEFFTKLINDKFPDYERVIPKNITKEFIFKTEDFIDALRKINVVTEKMKLNFHKNKLVFEGISLDNMEAKTELDIELDIEEEFNLCIKNKFITDFLNSIESENFKLSINEPHMAFLVSSEELQTVIMPVIL, from the coding sequence ATGAAAATTAGTATAAACAAAAATACTCTTGAATCAGCCATAGTACTAACTAACTCATATGTTGATAAAAAAGATTCTAGTAATATAGCATCTCATCTTTTATTTGAAGTAGTTGAAGATAAACTAATAATCAAAGCAAGTGATTATGAAATAGGAATTAATTATAAAATTAAAAAAATTAAAGTAGAAAATGCTGGATTTGCTACAGCTAATGCAAAAAGCATCTTAGATATTATAAAAAACTTAAATAATGAAGATGTTATTTTAGAAACTATAGAAAATTTTTTATTCATAAGACAAAAAGGAACAAAATATAAACTTCCTATGTTCAATTATGAAGATTTTCCAAATTTTCCAAGTACAGAAGGTAAAGATAAATTTGATATAGATTCTAATGATTTAAGTAGATCTTTGAAAAAAATATTACCTGCAGTTGATACTAATAATCCAAAATATTCTTTAAATGGTGCATTACTTGATATAAAAACTTCTCACATAAATTTTGTAGGTACTGATACAAAACGTTTAGCAATTTTTACTTTAAATAAAACCAACGAAAAAGAATTCAATCTTTGTATTCCTAAAAAAGCTATACTTGAAATGCAAAAAATATTTTTTGAAAAAATTGAAATTTATTATGATGAAAATATATTAATTGCAAAAAATGAAAATTTTGAATTTTTTACAAAACTTATTAATGACAAATTTCCTGATTATGAAAGAGTAATTCCAAAAAATATTACAAAAGAATTTATATTTAAAACAGAAGATTTTATAGATGCTCTTAGAAAAATTAATGTAGTTACAGAAAAAATGAAATTAAATTTCCATAAAAATAAACTCGTATTTGAAGGAATAAGTTTAGATAATATGGAAGCAAAAACTGAACTTGATATAGAACTTGATATAGAAGAAGAATTTAATCTTTGTATTAAAAATAAATTCATTACAGACTTTTTAAATTCTATAGAAAGTGAAAATTTTAAATTAAGTATTAATGAACCTCATATGGCTTTTTTAGTTTCTTCTGAAGAATTACAAACTGTTATAATGCCAGTAATATTATAA